A section of the Acidobacterium capsulatum ATCC 51196 genome encodes:
- the tldD gene encoding metalloprotease TldD, producing the protein MDHKQYFFEKFGITERLLERCLGEALSAGGDYADLYFESVTASSIGLDESIVKTASHGVSAGCGIRVLSGERTGYAYTDDLSADRLLRAARTAALIASGPAKQPVQGFTETRTPSLYPVPGAEADIDITAKLNLLHRADKVARGYDSRITQVRASYADELRRILIAASDGTFASDTQPLARMNVFVLAKNDERTAQGTSGGGGRVEIDYFETEKTPEHFAREAARTALLQLGAVAAPAGEMEVVLGPGWPGVLLHEAVGHGLEADFNRKKTSAFAGLIGRPVASEKVTVVDNGTLKNRRGSLNVDDEGSATQETVLIENGILKGYMSDKLSARLMKMPHTGNGRRESYQQIPMPRMTNTYMLAGEDAPEDILRSVKRGLYAVNFGGGSVDITTGKFVFSASEAYLIEDGKVTAPVRDATLIGNGPEALKYVSMVGHDLALDEGVGTCGKDGQSVPVGVGMPTVKLDRMTVGGTGR; encoded by the coding sequence ATGGATCACAAGCAGTATTTCTTTGAGAAATTTGGCATCACCGAGCGGCTGCTGGAGCGCTGTCTGGGCGAGGCGCTGTCAGCGGGCGGCGATTATGCGGACCTGTATTTTGAGTCGGTGACGGCCTCGTCGATTGGGCTGGACGAGTCGATTGTGAAGACGGCGAGCCATGGGGTGAGTGCAGGATGCGGCATTCGCGTGCTGAGCGGCGAGCGCACCGGCTATGCGTATACCGATGATCTTTCGGCTGACCGGCTGCTGCGCGCGGCGCGCACGGCGGCGCTGATTGCCAGCGGCCCGGCGAAGCAGCCGGTGCAGGGCTTCACAGAAACGCGGACCCCGAGCCTGTATCCCGTGCCGGGGGCGGAAGCCGACATCGACATTACGGCGAAGCTCAACCTGCTGCACCGCGCCGACAAGGTGGCGCGGGGTTATGACTCGCGCATCACGCAGGTGCGGGCCAGCTATGCCGATGAGCTACGGCGGATTCTGATTGCGGCCTCGGACGGCACCTTTGCCAGCGACACGCAGCCGCTGGCGCGCATGAACGTCTTTGTGCTGGCGAAGAATGACGAGCGCACGGCGCAGGGCACCTCGGGCGGCGGCGGGCGCGTGGAGATCGACTACTTCGAGACGGAAAAGACGCCCGAGCACTTTGCGCGCGAGGCCGCGCGGACGGCGCTGCTGCAACTGGGCGCGGTAGCGGCTCCGGCGGGCGAGATGGAAGTAGTGCTGGGCCCGGGATGGCCGGGCGTGCTGCTGCATGAGGCGGTGGGGCATGGCCTGGAGGCGGACTTTAACCGCAAGAAGACCTCGGCGTTTGCGGGGCTGATCGGGCGTCCTGTAGCGAGCGAAAAGGTCACCGTGGTGGACAACGGCACCCTCAAGAACCGGCGCGGATCATTGAATGTGGACGATGAAGGCTCGGCCACGCAGGAAACGGTGCTGATTGAGAACGGCATTCTGAAGGGCTACATGAGCGACAAGCTCTCGGCCCGGCTCATGAAGATGCCGCACACGGGCAACGGACGGCGTGAGAGCTACCAGCAGATTCCCATGCCGCGCATGACGAACACCTATATGCTGGCGGGCGAGGACGCTCCGGAAGACATTTTGCGCAGTGTGAAGCGCGGGCTGTATGCGGTGAACTTTGGCGGCGGGTCAGTGGACATTACGACGGGCAAGTTTGTCTTCTCGGCGAGCGAGGCGTACCTGATTGAGGATGGCAAGGTGACGGCTCCGGTGCGCGATGCGACGCTGATCGGCAACGGGCCGGAGGCGCTGAAGTATGTCTCGATGGTGGGGCACGATCTGGCGCTCGATGAGGGCGTGGGCACCTGCGGCAAGGACGGGCAGAGCGTTCCGGTAGGCGTGGGCATGCCGACCGTGAAGCTGGACCGGATGACGGTGGGCGGGACGGGACGATGA
- a CDS encoding PIN domain-containing protein: MTERKRLVLDANILLRAAFGVRVRSLLEAYEDAVLFFTPDVCISDARQYIPALASKRGIDAAPGLAVLDKLAGLIEIVNSSLYESYETQARERMQSRDMEDWPIVAASLLLQCPIWTEDQDFFGSGVSIWTTRTIEVYLRDA; encoded by the coding sequence GTGACGGAACGCAAGCGTCTCGTGCTGGACGCGAATATTCTTCTTCGTGCGGCGTTTGGTGTCAGGGTGCGCAGCCTGCTCGAAGCCTATGAAGATGCGGTCCTCTTCTTCACTCCTGATGTATGCATCTCCGATGCGCGCCAATATATCCCTGCTCTGGCCTCAAAGCGGGGCATTGACGCCGCGCCGGGACTCGCTGTGCTGGACAAGTTGGCGGGTCTCATTGAAATCGTGAACAGTAGCCTCTATGAGAGCTATGAGACGCAGGCCCGCGAACGGATGCAATCCCGGGACATGGAAGATTGGCCCATCGTGGCGGCTTCTCTACTGCTGCAATGCCCCATTTGGACAGAGGATCAGGATTTCTTCGGCAGCGGCGTCTCCATCTGGACCACGAGGACCATCGAAGTCTACTTGCGCGATGCCTGA
- a CDS encoding HoxN/HupN/NixA family nickel/cobalt transporter, with protein MHPERKQSDAAPVRGRIALVYALLVLFNGAAWLWAVAAFHRYPLLLGTAFLAYSFGLRHAVDADHIAAIDNVTRKLMQEGQRPVGVGLLFSLGHSTVVVTGSLAMAAVTLGVQSHVAAHMRWIESVGSVVGTLVSSLFLLGIAAANWMVLRGVYASFQKVRRGEPYVEEDLSLLLAGRGFLARIFRPIFGRIRASWHMYPLGVLFGLGFDTATEIGLLGISAAEASHGLPLRSILVFPALFAAGMSLVDTTDNVLMLGAYGWAYVKPIRKLYYNLTITAVSVAVAVGVGGIEALGLLGGQLHLRGWFWRGIDGLNNHFGLLGYGIIALFALSWMVSIAVYKVGRFEELEWKAEG; from the coding sequence ATGCATCCCGAACGAAAGCAAAGCGATGCGGCCCCCGTGCGGGGCCGCATTGCTTTGGTGTATGCGCTGCTCGTGCTCTTCAATGGCGCGGCATGGCTATGGGCGGTGGCGGCGTTTCATCGCTATCCGCTGCTGCTGGGCACCGCGTTTCTGGCTTACAGCTTTGGCCTGCGGCATGCCGTGGATGCGGACCACATTGCGGCCATCGACAACGTAACCCGCAAGCTGATGCAGGAGGGCCAGCGCCCGGTGGGCGTGGGGCTGCTCTTTTCACTGGGGCATTCAACGGTCGTGGTGACCGGCTCGCTCGCGATGGCGGCGGTGACGCTTGGCGTGCAGAGCCATGTGGCCGCGCACATGCGCTGGATCGAGAGTGTGGGCAGCGTGGTGGGCACGCTGGTCTCGTCGCTTTTTCTGCTGGGCATTGCCGCCGCCAACTGGATGGTGCTGCGGGGGGTCTACGCGAGCTTCCAGAAGGTGCGGCGCGGCGAGCCGTATGTGGAGGAAGACCTGAGCCTGCTGCTGGCCGGGCGCGGCTTTCTGGCGCGCATCTTCCGGCCCATTTTTGGCAGGATTCGCGCGAGCTGGCACATGTATCCGCTGGGCGTGCTGTTTGGGCTGGGCTTTGACACGGCGACGGAGATTGGCCTGCTGGGCATCTCCGCAGCCGAGGCTTCACACGGGCTGCCGCTGCGCTCGATTCTCGTCTTCCCTGCCCTTTTTGCCGCCGGCATGTCGCTGGTGGACACGACGGACAACGTGCTGATGCTGGGCGCGTATGGCTGGGCGTATGTGAAGCCGATCAGGAAGCTCTACTACAACCTGACGATCACGGCGGTTTCAGTCGCGGTGGCCGTGGGTGTGGGCGGCATTGAGGCGCTGGGGCTGCTGGGCGGGCAGTTGCATCTGCGGGGATGGTTCTGGCGCGGCATCGATGGGCTGAACAACCACTTTGGCCTGCTCGGCTACGGCATCATTGCGCTGTTTGCGCTGAGCTGGATGGTGTCGATTGCGGTGTACAAGGTGGGGCGGTTTGAGGAGCTGGAGTGGAAGGCGGAGGGGTGA
- a CDS encoding TldD/PmbA family protein, with amino-acid sequence MSNAAISSTLQELATEMVARALRAGASDAEVSVREGDEFSTTVRMGEVETLKESGSRGIGLRVLVAGENGYRVASSSSSDLTPDGLEHLVRGAMALAQVTSEDPFAGLPEPGSFGQLDGDLELYFDDVYSLPTEERIAYAKRAEAASLAGDARLVNSDGASFDAATGRMAFANSRGFAGEYRSSYCSVVASPIAQGKDGEMQRDYWYSNARSLAKLDSPEEVGRIAAERTLRMLDARRVKTQQAPVVFAPELAGGLVGAIFDAVSGDAVWRGASFLAGKLGETIAVPGLTVVDDGTIPGGFGTRPFDGEGLPTRRNVLVENGVLKSYVLHSYTARKLKMQSTGNAGRGLAGNPYTASHNLFMEAGTTTPEEILRQVGTGFYVTRLMGRGVNMVTGDYSRGAAGLWIENGELAFPVQEVTVAGNLKDMLQNISAMGNDLVFRSSTSAPTLRVDGMTISGRD; translated from the coding sequence ATGAGCAACGCGGCGATTTCGAGTACGTTGCAGGAACTCGCCACCGAGATGGTGGCGCGCGCGTTGCGTGCCGGGGCGAGCGATGCCGAGGTGAGCGTGCGCGAGGGCGATGAGTTTTCGACCACGGTGCGCATGGGCGAGGTGGAGACGCTGAAGGAGTCCGGGTCGCGGGGCATCGGGCTGCGCGTGCTGGTGGCGGGCGAGAACGGTTATCGCGTGGCCAGCAGTTCGTCGAGCGACCTTACCCCGGATGGCCTTGAACACCTGGTGCGCGGCGCGATGGCGCTGGCGCAGGTGACCTCGGAAGATCCGTTTGCGGGGCTTCCGGAGCCGGGCAGCTTTGGGCAACTGGACGGCGATCTGGAGCTGTACTTTGACGATGTGTATTCGCTGCCAACCGAGGAGCGCATTGCCTATGCCAAGCGCGCCGAGGCCGCTTCGCTGGCGGGCGATGCGCGGCTGGTGAACAGCGATGGCGCGAGCTTTGACGCGGCCACCGGGCGCATGGCGTTTGCCAATTCGCGGGGATTTGCCGGGGAGTACCGGTCTTCGTATTGCTCGGTGGTGGCGAGCCCCATCGCGCAGGGCAAGGACGGCGAGATGCAGCGCGACTACTGGTACTCGAATGCGCGCTCGCTCGCGAAGCTCGACTCTCCTGAAGAGGTGGGCCGCATTGCGGCCGAGCGTACGCTGCGCATGCTGGACGCGCGGCGCGTGAAGACGCAGCAGGCTCCGGTAGTGTTTGCGCCGGAACTGGCAGGCGGGCTGGTGGGCGCGATTTTTGACGCGGTGAGCGGCGATGCGGTGTGGCGCGGAGCGTCCTTTCTAGCCGGCAAGCTGGGCGAGACGATTGCCGTGCCGGGGCTGACGGTGGTGGATGACGGGACGATTCCCGGAGGGTTTGGCACCCGCCCCTTTGACGGCGAGGGACTGCCGACGCGGCGCAATGTGCTGGTGGAGAACGGAGTGCTGAAGAGCTATGTGCTGCACAGCTACACGGCGCGCAAGCTGAAGATGCAGAGCACGGGCAACGCGGGGCGCGGGCTGGCGGGCAACCCCTACACGGCCTCACACAACCTTTTCATGGAAGCCGGAACGACGACGCCGGAAGAGATTCTGCGGCAGGTGGGCACGGGCTTTTATGTGACGCGGCTGATGGGGCGCGGCGTGAACATGGTCACCGGCGACTACTCCCGTGGCGCGGCCGGGCTGTGGATTGAGAATGGCGAGCTGGCCTTCCCGGTGCAGGAGGTTACGGTGGCGGGGAACTTGAAAGACATGCTGCAGAACATCTCCGCGATGGGCAATGACCTGGTGTTTCGCAGCTCAACCTCGGCGCCGACGCTGCGCGTGGACGGCATGACCATCTCCGGGAGGGACTGA
- a CDS encoding prevent-host-death protein → MDTQKVGIREFRDKLATYLLESETPVAITRHGDTVGYYIPARRRRSEAEREALKEAFGHWQQILKAEGISEDEVLADFKTWRAKQKQ, encoded by the coding sequence ATGGACACTCAGAAGGTAGGCATAAGGGAGTTTCGCGACAAACTGGCCACGTACCTTCTTGAATCCGAGACGCCGGTGGCGATCACTCGCCATGGCGATACCGTGGGCTACTACATTCCGGCTCGCCGCCGGCGCAGCGAGGCGGAACGGGAAGCTCTCAAGGAAGCTTTCGGACACTGGCAGCAAATCCTCAAGGCGGAAGGCATTTCAGAGGACGAGGTGCTGGCAGACTTCAAGACCTGGCGCGCGAAGCAGAAGCAGTGA
- a CDS encoding YfiT family bacillithiol transferase, with amino-acid sequence MATPTVDSARFPIGLFDRAAASLDHKAAIAILAALPENMRSAVSGLSDAQLDTPYREGGWTLRQVVHHVADSHGQAYARTRMALTEDWPVIKPYHEALWAELSDARTAPVELSLELLASLHARWVLLLQSLTPEQWERGYDHPESGRHTLTQVVALYDWHSRHHLAHITSLRERMGW; translated from the coding sequence ATGGCTACTCCCACAGTGGATTCCGCCCGTTTCCCGATCGGCCTGTTTGACCGTGCCGCCGCCAGCCTTGACCACAAGGCCGCCATCGCTATTCTGGCCGCTCTGCCTGAGAACATGCGCTCCGCCGTCTCCGGACTGAGCGACGCCCAGCTCGACACGCCTTACCGCGAGGGCGGCTGGACGCTGCGCCAGGTCGTGCATCACGTCGCCGACAGCCACGGCCAGGCTTATGCCCGCACCCGCATGGCCCTCACCGAGGACTGGCCCGTCATCAAGCCCTACCACGAGGCACTGTGGGCCGAGCTAAGCGACGCCCGCACCGCACCGGTCGAGCTGTCGCTCGAACTGCTCGCCTCGCTGCATGCCCGCTGGGTACTGCTGCTCCAAAGCCTCACGCCCGAACAGTGGGAGCGCGGCTATGACCACCCCGAAAGCGGCCGCCACACGCTCACGCAGGTGGTCGCGCTCTATGACTGGCACTCCCGCCACCACCTCGCGCACATCACCTCGCTGCGCGAGCGCATGGGCTGGTAG